GACGCTGGTGGCGAGATAGCCCTGGGTCGCGAACAGCCGAGCGGCGATGGCGAGCAGCTCCGCCCGGCGATCGGCAGACCCGCCGGAACGTCGTCTGGGCGACCCGCCCGACCGCCCGGCGACTCCCGGTCGCTTGCTGCTCACGCTCCGCCTTTCACCCTGCGATGGTCGAACACCGACGATCACCACTATGCCCAACACAAGATCACAAAGCCACCGGGCGACGGCCGCGGACGGGGCCGGCAACGAGTGCGGTCCCCACGTCTCGCCCCCCTCACGGCCGTCGGGCCGCCGACGCGGACGGCCCGGCCGCCGACGATCCGCCGCCGGGCCGAGGGACTGCGACGATCCGCACCGTCGACGCAGGTCGTCCCCGCCCGGGCCGCGCGACGAGACAGGCGGTGATCGGCACCCGACTAAGCTCGCGGTGTGCTCCAGGTGACGGATCTCCTCCGCCGATTCGGAACGAACACGGTCTTGGATCAGATCAGCTTCACGACCGCTCCCGGCCGGGCCACCGTGCTGGTCGGACCGAACGGCGCGGGCAAGACGACCCTGCTGCGCTGCGTCGCGGGGGTCGATCACGCCGATGAGGGCGAGGTGCGCTGGGCGGGCCGTGAGATCCGGGAGAGCGATCCGAGGATCAGGGCGGCGATGGCCGTGGGACTGGACGACGTCGACTTCTTCCCGGACGTCTCGGTGGTCGAGCACCTCGACCTGCTGGCACGGGCGCACGGCGACTCCGACCCCGAGGAGATGCTCGACGACGTCCTCGCGGAGCTGGGCCTGAGCGCCATCGCCGACCGCCTCCCGGGCACCCTGTCCTCGGGCCAACGCCGCAGGCTGGGGCTGGCCTCCTGCTTCGTCCGGCCTCGGGAGCTGTTGGTCTTGGACGAGCCGGAGCAGCGCCTCGACGCCGCGGGCAGGCGGTGGCTCGTCGAGCGTCTTCTCGCCGAGAAGGCGGCGGGCGTGGCGATCCTCCTGTCCTGCCACGACGAGGACGTGACCTCGGCGGTGGCGGACGAGTGCGTACCGGTGGGACGCGGATGACGGCCCCACCTGCCGCGTCGCCGCACGCGCCGGAACGGGCCGCCGTCTCCGCACGGACCCTGCGTGCGCTCCTGCGGTCCCGACGGCGCGGACGGCCCGCCGCGACGACGGTGGCGGGCCGGATCTACGAGGGTCTGTTGTACGCCCTGGTCCCCGGCGGTCTGCTCGTGCAGGCGGTGCTGGCGGCCCTCGACTGGTCCCGTGCCTCGGGTTCGCTTGCCGACCCGGCCGCCACCGGCCGGCCGGCCGTCGCCGCCGTCCTGATCTGTCTCGGACTGGCGGTGCGCGCGGCGGCCGAACTGGGTCCGCTCTCGGTGTCCTCCACCAACATGACCTGGCTCTTCTCCACACCGGTCGACCGGGGCGCCCTGCTCTCGCGCAGGTTCGCCGCCACGACGGCGGCCGCGGCCGCCCTGTCCACGGCGCTGGTCTTCGGCGCGGCCCTCGCGGTCGGAATCGCCGACGTCGACCTCCTCTGGTCGGCGGTGCTCGGCGCGTCCGTCGGCGTGATCGCCCTGAGCCTCGCCGTCGTGGCCCAGCGGCATCGGCGGGGTCCCGCCCGGGTGGCCCGCGTCGGCATGCTGCTCGCCGCCCTCGGCGGGGTCCTCGCGGTCGCCGCGATACTGACGACGACCTCGACCATGCCGCTGCCCACGCCGCCGACGCCGCCGGTGGCGGTGCTCGCGGTGCCCGCGCTGCTCGCGGCGGCATGGAGCCTCCTGGCCGCACGGCGGGCCACGAGCGGCATCGATCGCGGCGCGCTGAACGAGGCAGCCGAGGTGTCGGGGGCGGTGCGCGTCTCCGTCGGCTGGCTGGACACGTCGCTGATCGCGGATCTCCTGGAGCAGCGACGCTGGCGCCGCCGAGCCGTCGTGCGCAGCAGCCGGCTCACGGGCCGGGGCGTCGCCACACTCGTCCGCGCCGAACTCCGGCGAGTACTGCGTCGCCGGGCGTCGATCGGCTGGTGGGCCGCCCTGGGACTGCTGCCCTACGTGACCGCCGCCCTGCTTCCCCCGTTCTGGACCATGCCCGCCACGCTGGTGATCGGGTATCTCGCCCTCGGCAGGCTCTCCAGCGGGTTGCGGCTCACCGCCCGCAGCGCGGCGCTGCGGCGCACTCTGCCCTTCTCCGACGCCGCCATCCGCCGCACGATGCTGGTGGTGCCCGCCGTCGCCGCGCTGGTGTGGGGGGCCGCCGTCGCACCGGCCGTCGCGGGGTCACCGTGGGCGGGCACCGCGGTGACCCTCGCCCTGGTCGGGCTGGCCGGGGTGCTGCGTTCGGCGAAGCGACCGCCGATCGACTACCACACCGGGGGAACGCTCGATCCGATCAGCGGCGCCGTGCCGGTGGCCCTGCTCGTGCAGGTGTTCTCCGGACCCGATCTCGTCGTGGTCGCCGCCGTGCTGTGGGCGGCGGGCATCGGGCTTCCCTTCGCCGCGCTGCTCGCCTCGGCGGCGATCGCCTGGAGCCTGTGGCAGGACCACCGGAGCACCCCCGCCGCCTGATGCGCCGCAGGCGGCTGACGCGGCGGTCTTCGATCCCGAACCGGCTGCCGGGGCGGTCGCCGACGGTGTCGGCCCCGGACCGCACTGCCTGCCGCCTCCTGCGGCCTCCGAGCCGACGGCAGAGGTGGCCGGGGCGGGAGTCCGGTCCGTTCGGCCGCCGGATTCGCCGAGCCGGGCTCGGCGTCAGGGCCGACGTGCTGCCCGCGGCGGGGTCGTCGGCCCGTTCTGGACGAGCTCCGGGCCCCCGGGGCAGGCCGGTCCGGGAACCAGGCGGCGTGTCAGATGCGGATGCCCGCGCGGACCCTGCGCGTGACGATGTGCTCGGCGACGAAGGACAGGAACGGAACGGTGCCCGCCAGCAGGGTGAGGATCGTCGCCTTGATCGACCACTTCGCCTTGAGGGCGAGATCGAAGCACAGCACCAGATAGACCATGTACAGGAAGCCGTGCAGCGGGCCGATCAGCGCGACCAGGAACGGATCGCCCGCGATGTACCGGACGGGCATCGCGACCAGCACCAGCGCCACCAGCATCACGCCGACGACATAGGAGATCACCCGGTACCGCAGGAGGGTTCCGGCCGGCGCCGTCGGGGCGGGCGCCTTCGTCTCGGTCACGTCTGACACGTCGTCTCCTAAGCCTGCCGCGCCCGCTCGGCATCCGAGTCGGACAGCTCGGCGAGGTAGCCGTTGTACTGGGACAGTTCGTCGGCGGGAGTGCCGTCCCGCTCCATCGCGCCTCGGGCCCGCAGCCGATCGAGCTGTCGACGCGCGGCGGCGGCACGAGCGGACTCCGGAGCGGGCGCCGCCGCGGAAGGCGAAGCTCCGGCGGCCCCCACGGCCCGGGCCGGAGTCGAGGCGCTCGGCCCGCCGGGGAGGGCGGCGTCGTCGTCCGCCTGGCTCGCGCCCGACATGGTCGAATCGACCGAGGCCGTCGCGTTCTCGGGCTCGGCCGCCGCCGACCGGTCCCGCTCGGCGGCCTGTTCCAACTCCAGACGGGTCCACCGCCACCACACGTAGCCGACGAACGCC
This genomic stretch from Actinoalloteichus hoggarensis harbors:
- a CDS encoding ABC transporter ATP-binding protein — translated: MLQVTDLLRRFGTNTVLDQISFTTAPGRATVLVGPNGAGKTTLLRCVAGVDHADEGEVRWAGREIRESDPRIRAAMAVGLDDVDFFPDVSVVEHLDLLARAHGDSDPEEMLDDVLAELGLSAIADRLPGTLSSGQRRRLGLASCFVRPRELLVLDEPEQRLDAAGRRWLVERLLAEKAAGVAILLSCHDEDVTSAVADECVPVGRG
- a CDS encoding DUF6297 family protein, coding for MTAPPAASPHAPERAAVSARTLRALLRSRRRGRPAATTVAGRIYEGLLYALVPGGLLVQAVLAALDWSRASGSLADPAATGRPAVAAVLICLGLAVRAAAELGPLSVSSTNMTWLFSTPVDRGALLSRRFAATTAAAAALSTALVFGAALAVGIADVDLLWSAVLGASVGVIALSLAVVAQRHRRGPARVARVGMLLAALGGVLAVAAILTTTSTMPLPTPPTPPVAVLAVPALLAAAWSLLAARRATSGIDRGALNEAAEVSGAVRVSVGWLDTSLIADLLEQRRWRRRAVVRSSRLTGRGVATLVRAELRRVLRRRASIGWWAALGLLPYVTAALLPPFWTMPATLVIGYLALGRLSSGLRLTARSAALRRTLPFSDAAIRRTMLVVPAVAALVWGAAVAPAVAGSPWAGTAVTLALVGLAGVLRSAKRPPIDYHTGGTLDPISGAVPVALLVQVFSGPDLVVVAAVLWAAGIGLPFAALLASAAIAWSLWQDHRSTPAA
- a CDS encoding DUF3817 domain-containing protein, with the protein product MSDVTETKAPAPTAPAGTLLRYRVISYVVGVMLVALVLVAMPVRYIAGDPFLVALIGPLHGFLYMVYLVLCFDLALKAKWSIKATILTLLAGTVPFLSFVAEHIVTRRVRAGIRI